The following coding sequences are from one Arcobacter sp. CECT 8986 window:
- a CDS encoding DUF294 nucleotidyltransferase-like domain-containing protein codes for MSLRDQEAFLSDIHPFELLSSKQMNKCINNMDIAYYPKDTTLISPENIPNSYFIIIKGTVHQYQDEQLVMDYHQQDSLDANSLIYSTTKSSFKVQEDLICYELNKKTFLELIEENIQFKDFFLNNLVNKIQTLKTKEYTSQLSSFMISKVEDTLIHEPCIVQKGTTLKDAIAKSIEHKTSTIIVKKDEEYGIITDSLLKMEVLLTEKNLENFVEDIAIFPLLTVFNDDYLFEALTLLIKKGIKRVGVVNSKNELIGILEQLDVLSHFANHSFVVDTQIKKAKSIDALKTASKDLINIIRALQVKGVKVNHISNLIGQLNTKVYKKLYQLIVPEVLQKDACFIVMGSEGRNEQIIKTDQDNALVVKDGIDVEQYKPYMKKMTETLIDFGYPPCEGNIMVSNPFWCKNVKDYEKETSRWIEAPDMQNYMDLAIFFDSFAVAGDKELLIKLKDNLFDKLHDKDVFLAYFAKATLTFDTPNTIANFMTKTHFIDIKKAGVFPIVQGIRSLALREKIRETTTVKRIKILQERNEINNELANELIEAFEVLSTLRLKSQLIQVDNKEKINNEIDTHSLSKIERDLLKDSFKIVVAFKKFITYTFKIDKIS; via the coding sequence ATGAGTCTACGTGATCAAGAAGCCTTTTTATCTGATATTCATCCATTTGAACTTTTATCTTCTAAACAGATGAACAAATGTATAAATAATATGGATATTGCTTACTATCCAAAAGATACAACACTTATAAGCCCAGAGAATATTCCAAATTCGTACTTTATTATTATAAAAGGAACTGTTCACCAATATCAAGATGAACAATTAGTTATGGATTACCATCAACAAGACTCTTTAGATGCAAATTCTTTGATTTATTCAACTACAAAAAGTAGCTTTAAAGTACAAGAAGATTTAATTTGCTATGAACTTAATAAAAAAACTTTTTTAGAGTTAATAGAAGAAAATATCCAATTTAAAGACTTTTTTTTAAATAACTTAGTAAATAAAATTCAAACATTAAAAACAAAAGAGTACACTTCTCAACTCTCGTCATTTATGATATCTAAAGTTGAAGATACATTAATTCATGAACCTTGTATTGTACAAAAAGGTACAACACTTAAAGATGCAATTGCAAAATCAATTGAACATAAAACTTCAACAATAATTGTAAAAAAAGATGAAGAGTATGGAATTATTACCGATTCTTTATTGAAAATGGAAGTTCTTTTAACAGAGAAAAATTTAGAAAACTTTGTAGAAGATATTGCAATATTTCCATTACTTACAGTTTTTAATGATGATTATTTATTTGAAGCATTAACTCTTTTGATAAAAAAAGGAATAAAAAGAGTTGGAGTTGTAAATAGTAAAAATGAACTTATTGGAATTTTAGAACAGCTAGATGTTTTATCACATTTTGCAAATCACTCTTTTGTAGTAGATACACAAATAAAAAAAGCAAAATCAATTGATGCACTAAAAACAGCAAGTAAAGATTTGATAAATATTATAAGAGCTTTACAAGTAAAAGGTGTAAAAGTAAATCATATATCAAATCTAATTGGACAGTTAAATACAAAAGTATATAAAAAACTTTATCAACTAATTGTTCCTGAAGTTTTACAAAAAGATGCTTGTTTTATAGTAATGGGAAGTGAAGGAAGAAATGAACAAATAATAAAAACTGACCAAGATAATGCACTTGTAGTAAAAGATGGAATTGATGTTGAACAGTATAAACCTTATATGAAAAAAATGACTGAAACATTAATTGATTTTGGATACCCACCTTGTGAAGGTAATATTATGGTTTCAAATCCATTTTGGTGCAAAAATGTAAAAGATTATGAAAAAGAGACTTCAAGATGGATAGAAGCTCCAGATATGCAAAATTATATGGATTTAGCTATATTTTTTGATTCTTTTGCAGTTGCTGGAGATAAAGAGTTATTAATAAAATTAAAAGATAATTTATTTGATAAATTGCATGATAAAGATGTTTTTTTAGCTTACTTTGCAAAAGCTACATTAACTTTTGATACACCAAATACAATTGCTAATTTTATGACAAAAACACACTTTATTGATATAAAAAAAGCAGGAGTATTTCCTATTGTTCAAGGTATAAGAAGTTTAGCACTAAGAGAAAAAATTAGAGAAACTACAACGGTAAAAAGAATAAAAATACTACAAGAGAGAAATGAAATAAATAATGAATTAGCAAATGAACTAATTGAAGCATTTGAAGTATTAAGTACACTAAGATTAAAATCACAATTAATTCAAGTTGATAATAAAGAAAAAATAAATAATGAAATAGATACTCATTCATTAAGTAAAATAGAAAGAGATTTATTAAAAGATAGTTTCAAAATTGTTGTTGCTTTTAAAAAGTTTATTACATACACATTTAAAATAGATAAGATTTCATAA
- a CDS encoding 3'-5' exonuclease has protein sequence MFKNLIKKYRISQLKNKEFLYLFDEAPKGEYICLDCETTGLNPRKDEIISIGAVMIKNNKIIIRKNFNIFLKSSINTNEESIKIHQIRPIDLENATEPSDAIFKLLKFIGSRPIVGYYIDFDISIISKYTKKLIGIKIPNEKIEVSSMYYKTKKRSSEYEFVDLKFDTIMKELDIPELGKHDALNDAIMTAMMFLKLKDKTPAKTTFYTN, from the coding sequence ATGTTTAAAAATTTAATAAAAAAATATAGAATAAGTCAACTAAAAAATAAAGAGTTCCTTTATCTTTTTGATGAAGCACCAAAAGGTGAATATATATGTTTAGATTGTGAAACTACTGGATTAAATCCTAGAAAAGATGAGATAATTTCTATTGGTGCAGTAATGATAAAAAATAATAAAATAATAATAAGAAAAAATTTCAATATTTTTCTAAAATCTTCAATTAATACAAATGAAGAATCAATAAAGATTCACCAAATAAGACCAATAGATTTAGAAAATGCCACAGAACCTAGTGATGCCATTTTTAAATTATTAAAATTTATTGGTTCAAGACCAATTGTAGGTTACTATATAGACTTTGATATTTCGATAATTTCAAAATATACAAAAAAATTGATAGGAATAAAAATTCCAAATGAAAAAATCGAAGTTTCATCAATGTATTATAAAACAAAAAAACGTTCAAGTGAATATGAATTTGTTGATTTAAAATTTGATACTATTATGAAAGAACTAGATATTCCAGAACTTGGAAAACATGATGCGCTAAATGATGCAATAATGACAGCAATGATGTTTTTAAAACTAAAAGATAAAACTCCTGCTAAAACTACTTTTTACACAAATTAA
- a CDS encoding DUF485 domain-containing protein, with protein sequence MNDELVEQIKANPKYQELVKKRTSFALKLGIFVLVMFYAYILTIAFEPSVMAIKTGEGVMTIAFPIAAAIILISFITTLIYVKRANGEFEELTNAIREDVKDKL encoded by the coding sequence ATGAATGATGAATTAGTTGAACAAATAAAAGCTAATCCAAAATATCAAGAATTAGTAAAAAAAAGAACTAGTTTTGCTCTTAAGTTAGGAATTTTTGTTTTAGTAATGTTTTATGCATACATTTTAACAATTGCATTTGAGCCAAGTGTTATGGCTATTAAAACAGGTGAAGGTGTAATGACTATTGCTTTTCCAATTGCTGCTGCAATTATATTAATAAGTTTTATTACTACATTAATATATGTAAAAAGAGCAAATGGTGAGTTTGAAGAGTTAACAAATGCGATAAGAGAAGATGTAAAGGATAAATTATAA
- a CDS encoding cation acetate symporter: MTRIFLILTTIFSISLLAAGDASFEATKRELNIPAIIMFFIFVAGTLGITYWAARKTKSASDFYTAGGGISGFQNGMAIAGDYMSAASFLGISGLVYLSGYDGLIYAVGFLVGWPVILFLMAEKLRNLGKFTFADIAAYRLGQKEIRTLAAFGSLSVVTLYLIAQMVGSGKLIQVLFGLEYEYAVILVGIMMIIYVTFGGMLATTWVQIIKAILLLSGVSFMGFMVLSHFGFSFEALASKAVETHTKGQAIMAPGGFISDPISAISLGMALMLGTAGLPHVLMRFFTVGNAKEARKSVVYATGFIGYFYLVIAVIGLGAIVFLNSDAGAQYFVDGKLFGGNNMAAIHLSHIVGGNIFLGFISAVAFATILAVVSGLTLAGASAISHDIYASVINPNASEEQEIKISKISVIIIGIIGVVLGIAFEQQNIAFMVGLAFAIAASANFPILFLSIYWRKLTTRGAVIGGSIGLLTAVILVIVGPIVWVQVLGNEHALFPYKHPALFSVTTAFVAIWFFSITDKSQRAKDEQKAFEAQNIRAETGFGASGAVDH, from the coding sequence ATGACTAGAATTTTTTTAATTTTAACTACAATTTTTAGTATATCTTTACTTGCTGCGGGTGATGCAAGTTTTGAGGCAACAAAAAGAGAATTAAATATTCCTGCAATTATTATGTTTTTTATTTTTGTAGCGGGTACTTTAGGTATTACATATTGGGCAGCAAGAAAAACAAAATCTGCAAGTGATTTTTATACAGCAGGTGGAGGAATTAGTGGATTCCAAAATGGTATGGCAATTGCAGGTGATTATATGTCTGCAGCTTCATTTTTAGGGATTTCAGGACTTGTTTATTTAAGTGGTTATGATGGACTTATTTATGCGGTTGGTTTCTTAGTTGGTTGGCCTGTAATTTTATTTTTAATGGCTGAAAAATTAAGAAATTTAGGAAAGTTTACTTTTGCTGATATTGCTGCATATAGACTTGGACAAAAAGAGATTAGAACATTAGCTGCTTTTGGTTCATTATCTGTTGTAACTTTATATCTAATTGCACAAATGGTAGGTTCTGGAAAACTTATTCAAGTACTATTTGGGTTAGAGTATGAGTATGCTGTTATTCTTGTTGGTATAATGATGATTATTTATGTTACATTTGGTGGAATGTTAGCTACTACTTGGGTTCAAATTATTAAAGCTATATTATTACTTTCTGGTGTATCTTTTATGGGATTCATGGTATTAAGCCACTTTGGATTTAGTTTTGAAGCACTTGCATCTAAAGCTGTTGAAACACATACTAAAGGTCAAGCTATTATGGCTCCAGGAGGATTTATATCAGACCCAATTTCAGCTATATCACTTGGTATGGCACTTATGTTAGGTACAGCTGGTCTTCCTCATGTATTAATGAGATTTTTCACAGTTGGTAATGCAAAAGAAGCAAGAAAATCAGTAGTTTATGCAACTGGATTTATTGGATATTTTTATTTAGTAATTGCAGTAATTGGACTTGGTGCTATTGTATTTTTAAATTCTGATGCTGGTGCACAATATTTTGTTGATGGTAAATTATTTGGTGGAAATAATATGGCTGCTATTCACTTATCTCATATTGTTGGGGGAAATATATTCTTAGGATTTATATCAGCAGTTGCTTTTGCAACAATTTTAGCAGTTGTATCAGGACTTACACTTGCAGGAGCAAGTGCAATTTCACATGATATTTATGCATCAGTAATAAATCCAAATGCTTCTGAAGAGCAAGAGATTAAAATATCAAAAATTTCAGTTATAATTATTGGAATTATTGGTGTAGTTTTAGGAATTGCTTTTGAACAACAAAATATTGCATTTATGGTAGGACTTGCTTTTGCAATTGCTGCATCGGCAAACTTCCCAATTTTATTCTTATCAATTTATTGGAGAAAATTAACTACAAGAGGTGCAGTAATTGGTGGTTCAATTGGTCTATTAACAGCTGTTATTTTAGTAATTGTAGGTCCAATTGTATGGGTACAAGTTTTAGGAAATGAACATGCACTTTTCCCATATAAACACCCTGCACTTTTCTCTGTAACTACTGCATTTGTTGCTATTTGGTTCTTCTCTATTACAGATAAGTCTCAAAGAGCAAAAGATGAACAAAAAGCTTTTGAAGCTCAAAATATTAGAGCAGAGACTGGTTTTGGTGCATCTGGAGCAGTTGACCACTAA
- a CDS encoding putative nucleotidyltransferase substrate binding domain-containing protein, whose product MKDYNDTELANIMISKVKDAKIHKIIILPYNTSIYEAAKTIKEQKIPTLLLKDEDNNMHIVTDSDFREKVILNKMNFDEPVGKISSSNLIYVNENDFLFNAQLIMSKHSLKRVVVKNDDNQIIGIIDQISLSSFFATNTFWVSNEINNAQSLEELKEVSKQFIRIIRLLNAKGVKINFISKLVNQLNKKLISKIFDFLACDELKNNSALIVMGSEGRSEQIIKTDQDNALIVSDNCTLNDEDIYTFTKKFTQTLVDFGFPRCEGNIMVSNPYWCRRYSDFKNLIFDWILGKNSDDFMNLAIFYDSLCVSGERRLLLDLKKHLLNLTTDSQSFYMNFAKVISSFDVPLGFFDGFILDKKTAEIDIKRGGIFILVQGIRTLCLEHKLYRTNTIKRIEELEKLNVIDKDFSKELQEAFNFLSYLKLQSNLEKIDNNEQINNFINPEKLNSMQKDLLKDSFKIVNKLKKKIEYHYKLNYI is encoded by the coding sequence ATGAAAGATTATAATGACACTGAACTTGCAAATATTATGATTTCAAAAGTAAAAGATGCAAAAATCCATAAAATAATAATTCTTCCATATAATACTTCTATTTATGAAGCTGCAAAAACAATAAAAGAGCAAAAAATCCCTACTTTATTACTAAAAGATGAAGATAACAATATGCATATTGTGACAGATTCAGATTTTAGAGAAAAAGTTATTTTAAATAAAATGAATTTTGATGAACCAGTGGGAAAAATTTCGAGTTCAAATTTAATATATGTAAATGAAAATGATTTTTTGTTTAATGCTCAACTTATCATGTCAAAGCACTCTTTAAAAAGAGTAGTTGTAAAAAATGATGATAATCAAATCATTGGAATAATTGATCAAATATCATTATCTTCATTTTTTGCAACAAATACTTTTTGGGTATCAAATGAGATTAATAATGCACAATCATTAGAAGAGTTAAAAGAGGTTTCAAAACAGTTTATTAGAATAATAAGATTGTTAAATGCAAAAGGTGTAAAAATAAACTTTATATCAAAACTTGTTAATCAACTAAACAAAAAACTAATATCAAAAATATTTGATTTTCTTGCTTGTGATGAGTTGAAAAACAACTCTGCACTTATAGTTATGGGAAGTGAAGGAAGAAGTGAGCAAATAATAAAAACTGACCAAGACAATGCTTTGATTGTTTCAGATAACTGCACTTTAAATGATGAAGATATATATACTTTTACAAAAAAATTTACTCAAACACTTGTAGATTTTGGATTTCCTAGATGCGAAGGGAATATTATGGTTTCAAACCCATATTGGTGTAGAAGATATTCTGATTTTAAAAATCTTATTTTTGATTGGATTCTTGGAAAAAATAGTGATGATTTTATGAATCTTGCTATTTTTTATGACTCACTTTGTGTAAGTGGAGAGAGAAGACTATTATTAGATTTAAAAAAACATTTATTAAATCTAACAACAGACTCACAAAGTTTTTATATGAATTTTGCAAAAGTTATAAGTAGCTTTGATGTACCTTTAGGTTTTTTTGATGGATTTATTCTCGATAAAAAAACAGCTGAAATTGATATAAAAAGAGGTGGTATTTTTATATTAGTTCAAGGAATTAGAACTTTATGTTTAGAACATAAACTTTATAGAACAAATACAATAAAAAGAATAGAGGAACTTGAAAAACTAAATGTTATTGATAAAGATTTTTCTAAAGAGTTACAAGAGGCTTTTAATTTTCTATCATATTTGAAACTTCAATCTAATTTAGAAAAAATTGACAATAATGAACAGATAAATAATTTCATAAATCCAGAAAAATTGAACTCTATGCAAAAAGATTTATTAAAAGATAGCTTCAAAATAGTAAATAAACTTAAGAAAAAAATCGAATACCACTATAAACTAAACTATATATAA
- a CDS encoding acetate/propionate family kinase: MLVLILNAGSSSLKFQLMNHATHDVFASGIAERIGIDGKLVIESRTKTKREVNLPTHKEAIEVVLESLVKGEHKVIDSVEKDIDAIGHRVVHGGEYFSKSVIVDDDVISKLEQLVPLAPLHNPAHIMGIKICRELMPGKPNVAVFDTAFHQTMTPSTYMYAVPYEDYEKFGVRKYGFHGTSHHFVSKEACKLLNDKNAKVVVCHLGNGSSICAVKDGKSVDTSMGLTPLEGLVMGTRSGDLDPAVISYLMEKKQMSAQDIIDYLNKKSGLLGVSGISSDLREIIQASENGDERATLAIDLKSTRIKKYICSYAGVLGGIDAICFTAGVGENASIIREKVCENLEFMGIEIDKERNDARQSGTREVSSDNSKVKVFVIPTNEEFVIANDTYNLVKDM, encoded by the coding sequence ATGTTAGTATTAATTTTAAATGCTGGTAGTTCATCACTAAAATTTCAATTAATGAATCACGCAACTCACGATGTTTTTGCATCAGGAATTGCAGAAAGAATAGGAATAGATGGAAAACTAGTTATTGAATCACGTACTAAAACAAAAAGAGAAGTAAACCTTCCTACACATAAAGAGGCAATTGAAGTAGTTTTAGAATCTTTAGTCAAGGGCGAGCACAAGGTTATCGACTCAGTTGAAAAAGATATTGATGCAATTGGTCATAGAGTTGTACATGGAGGAGAGTATTTTTCTAAATCAGTAATAGTTGATGATGATGTTATCTCAAAACTAGAACAATTAGTACCACTAGCTCCACTACATAACCCAGCACATATAATGGGAATTAAAATATGTAGAGAATTAATGCCTGGAAAACCAAATGTTGCAGTATTTGATACTGCATTTCACCAAACAATGACTCCAAGCACATATATGTATGCAGTACCATATGAAGACTATGAAAAATTTGGTGTTAGAAAATATGGTTTTCATGGAACAAGTCATCACTTTGTATCAAAAGAAGCATGTAAATTATTAAATGATAAAAATGCAAAAGTTGTAGTTTGTCATTTAGGAAATGGTTCTTCTATTTGTGCAGTTAAAGATGGAAAATCAGTTGATACTTCAATGGGACTTACACCATTAGAAGGTTTAGTAATGGGTACAAGAAGTGGTGATTTAGATCCTGCTGTTATCTCTTATTTAATGGAGAAAAAACAGATGAGTGCTCAAGATATAATAGATTATCTAAATAAAAAATCAGGTCTTTTAGGAGTATCTGGAATTAGCTCAGATTTAAGAGAGATTATTCAAGCAAGTGAAAATGGTGATGAGAGAGCTACACTTGCAATTGATTTAAAATCTACAAGAATCAAAAAATATATCTGCTCATATGCTGGTGTATTAGGTGGAATAGATGCTATTTGTTTTACTGCTGGTGTTGGAGAGAATGCTAGTATCATAAGAGAAAAGGTATGTGAAAACCTAGAATTCATGGGTATAGAAATAGATAAAGAAAGAAATGATGCAAGACAATCAGGTACAAGAGAAGTAAGTTCTGATAATTCAAAAGTAAAAGTATTTGTAATTCCAACAAATGAAGAGTTTGTAATTGCAAATGATACATATAATTTAGTAAAAGATATGTAA
- the pta gene encoding phosphate acetyltransferase has translation MSLINSIKNNAREKLRTIVLPESEDERVLKAAQQVLEDKTANIILIGNEETIKADAQKCGASIDGAKIVDPKNFDDIDRYVNELVELRKSKGLTKEEATQIMTTEPRFFGCMMVRLKDADGLVAGSNSPTADVLRAAIQVIKTAPGINTVSSTFVMETKDGEFGDNGLILFADCAVLPDPTSEQLADIAASTAATAKNVVGLDPRVAMLSFSTMGSAKHPLVSKVQEAVEILKSRNVDFKFDGEMQADAAIIPSIGAKKAPESKVAGNANILVFPDLQSGNIGYKLVQRFAKADAHGPIVQGLAKPVNDLSRGCSVEDIANLVAITATQVED, from the coding sequence ATGAGTCTAATAAATAGTATTAAAAATAATGCTAGAGAAAAGCTTCGAACAATTGTTCTTCCTGAATCGGAAGATGAAAGAGTTTTAAAAGCTGCACAGCAAGTTTTAGAAGATAAAACAGCTAATATTATCCTAATAGGTAATGAAGAGACTATTAAAGCTGACGCACAAAAGTGTGGAGCAAGTATTGATGGTGCAAAAATAGTAGATCCAAAAAATTTTGATGATATTGATAGATATGTTAATGAATTAGTAGAACTTAGAAAATCAAAAGGATTAACTAAAGAAGAAGCAACACAAATCATGACAACTGAGCCAAGATTTTTTGGTTGTATGATGGTAAGATTAAAAGATGCAGATGGTTTAGTAGCAGGTTCAAACTCACCAACAGCAGATGTTTTAAGAGCTGCTATTCAAGTTATTAAAACAGCTCCTGGAATTAATACAGTTTCCTCAACTTTTGTTATGGAAACAAAAGATGGTGAATTTGGAGATAATGGTTTAATTCTTTTTGCAGATTGTGCAGTTTTACCAGATCCAACATCAGAGCAATTAGCTGATATTGCAGCAAGTACAGCAGCAACTGCAAAAAATGTAGTTGGACTTGACCCTAGAGTTGCTATGTTATCATTTTCTACAATGGGAAGTGCTAAACATCCTTTAGTTTCAAAAGTACAAGAAGCAGTTGAAATTTTAAAAAGTAGAAATGTAGATTTTAAATTTGATGGTGAAATGCAAGCTGATGCAGCAATTATTCCATCAATTGGAGCAAAAAAAGCACCTGAAAGTAAAGTTGCTGGAAATGCAAATATTTTAGTATTTCCTGATTTACAATCTGGGAATATTGGTTACAAATTAGTTCAAAGATTTGCTAAAGCAGATGCACATGGACCAATTGTACAAGGACTTGCAAAACCAGTAAATGACCTTTCAAGAGGTTGTTCAGTAGAAGATATTGCTAACTTAGTAGCAATTACAGCGACACAAGTAGAAGATTAA
- a CDS encoding acetate/propionate family kinase, whose protein sequence is MNIFILNAGSSSLKYQLMNPITKKVLAVGICERIGIDGVLKHEFGEGQKLKIDVSMPTHKEAIELVLRTLTDGEGKVINSVDDIEAIGHRAVHGGEEFASSVIVTEKVIETMKKLIPLAPLHNPANIMGMEICQELMPGKPNVAVFDTAFHQTMPDYAYMYALPYDQYTKHGIRKYGFHGTSHFFVSNEARNMLDKKSNTRIIVCHLGNGSSVSAVLNGKCIDTSMGLTPVQGLMMGTRAGDVGAGAISFMMSQEGLSINETLDVMNKKSGILGISGKSSDLREVLDGMQEGDDRCRLAVEMVAYNIKKYVGSYVAALDGVDALCFTGGIGENSALIREIVCAGLDGMGLIIDPTKNNKRKSNARDIATNSSAARIFVIPTNEEFVIANDTYKIVSGLEK, encoded by the coding sequence ATGAATATTTTTATTTTAAACGCAGGGAGTTCATCATTAAAGTATCAATTAATGAACCCTATTACAAAAAAAGTTTTAGCAGTGGGAATCTGTGAGAGAATTGGGATAGATGGTGTATTAAAACATGAATTTGGAGAAGGCCAAAAGTTAAAAATTGATGTTTCTATGCCTACACATAAAGAAGCTATTGAGTTAGTTTTAAGAACATTAACAGATGGTGAAGGAAAAGTTATCAACTCTGTTGATGATATTGAAGCAATTGGACATAGAGCAGTTCATGGTGGAGAAGAGTTTGCTTCTTCTGTAATTGTTACAGAAAAAGTAATAGAAACTATGAAAAAACTTATTCCACTTGCACCTTTACATAATCCTGCAAATATTATGGGAATGGAAATTTGTCAGGAATTAATGCCAGGTAAACCAAATGTTGCAGTATTTGATACTGCTTTTCACCAAACAATGCCTGATTATGCATATATGTACGCTTTACCTTATGACCAATATACTAAACATGGTATTAGAAAATATGGTTTCCATGGTACAAGCCACTTTTTTGTTTCAAATGAAGCAAGAAATATGTTAGATAAAAAAAGCAATACAAGAATTATTGTATGTCACTTAGGAAATGGTTCTTCTGTAAGTGCTGTTCTAAATGGTAAATGTATTGATACATCAATGGGACTTACTCCTGTTCAAGGTTTAATGATGGGAACAAGAGCTGGTGATGTTGGTGCTGGTGCAATTTCATTTATGATGAGTCAAGAAGGGTTATCAATAAATGAAACTCTTGATGTAATGAATAAAAAATCAGGTATATTAGGAATTTCTGGTAAATCTTCAGATTTAAGAGAAGTACTTGATGGTATGCAAGAAGGTGATGATAGATGTAGGTTAGCTGTTGAGATGGTTGCTTATAATATCAAAAAATATGTAGGTTCATACGTTGCAGCACTTGATGGTGTTGATGCTCTATGTTTTACAGGTGGAATTGGGGAGAATTCAGCTTTAATTAGAGAGATTGTATGTGCAGGACTTGATGGTATGGGATTAATTATTGACCCTACTAAAAATAATAAAAGAAAATCAAATGCGAGAGATATTGCTACAAATAGCTCAGCTGCGAGAATTTTTGTTATTCCTACAAATGAAGAGTTCGTTATTGCAAATGATACATACAAAATCGTTTCAGGGCTTGAAAAATAA
- the sppA gene encoding signal peptide peptidase SppA — translation MFNFLKTLFSPIIAILDFITKYFKTIVFLTIMYFVIFSGSNNEMGKFQEDYANLQKIELTGPIVNSKAILEQIEQARTNLNIKGVLLEVNSPGGAVAPSVEIAHAIKRLKEVKPVVAYASGTMASGSYYASIWANKIIANPGSIVGSIGVIFQGANVEELMDKLGIKAQTIKVGKYKEAGTPTRTWSTYEKAELEKVINDTYDMFITDVATARKLKKSDSDKFADAHIFTARQAKEVKLIDEVGTMYTAKNELIKLSKVANPIWKKEDKINKLIDKFMNEAVSQFSLRFMDSLKAY, via the coding sequence ATGTTTAATTTTTTAAAGACTTTATTTTCACCAATTATTGCAATTTTGGATTTTATAACTAAATATTTTAAGACAATTGTTTTTTTAACAATTATGTATTTTGTTATATTTAGTGGTTCAAATAATGAAATGGGTAAATTTCAAGAAGATTATGCAAATTTACAAAAAATTGAATTAACAGGACCAATAGTAAACTCTAAAGCTATTTTAGAACAAATAGAGCAAGCAAGAACAAATTTAAATATAAAAGGTGTTTTGCTTGAAGTTAACTCTCCTGGTGGAGCAGTTGCACCTTCTGTTGAAATAGCACATGCAATAAAAAGACTAAAAGAAGTAAAACCAGTTGTAGCTTATGCAAGTGGAACAATGGCAAGTGGAAGTTATTATGCTTCAATTTGGGCAAATAAAATTATTGCAAATCCAGGAAGTATTGTAGGTTCTATTGGAGTTATCTTTCAAGGAGCTAATGTAGAAGAACTTATGGATAAGTTAGGAATAAAAGCACAAACTATTAAAGTTGGTAAATATAAAGAAGCTGGAACGCCTACAAGAACATGGTCTACATACGAAAAAGCCGAATTAGAAAAAGTGATAAATGATACATATGATATGTTTATTACTGATGTAGCAACTGCAAGAAAACTTAAAAAATCAGATTCAGATAAGTTTGCTGATGCACATATTTTTACAGCTAGACAAGCAAAAGAAGTAAAATTAATTGATGAGGTAGGAACAATGTATACTGCCAAAAATGAATTAATAAAATTATCAAAAGTTGCAAATCCTATTTGGAAAAAAGAGGATAAAATCAATAAATTAATTGATAAGTTTATGAATGAGGCTGTTAGTCAATTTTCATTAAGATTTATGGATAGTTTAAAAGCATATTAA